One genomic segment of Christensenellaceae bacterium 44-20 includes these proteins:
- a CDS encoding serine hydrolase — MREYFERCAPGQAGVDARRLLELCRELQKPQYGLHALMFLRQGKVIYESYFAPYEKGERHSLFSVSKSFTAIAVLFAVQEGLLGLEDRVVSFFPDKLPSPPCTNMAAMTVRHLMMMAPGFSAAPHDFKYPHLDDVVNDFPYSYENFVYQPQTDWAGDFLHKYVEHAPGERFLYCSACTYMLSAILQRISGQNLLEFLRPRLFEPLEIADAAWQKCPEGVCTGGWGLSLCAESLAKFAQFMLQEGRWQGRQLLDARYIRQMSQCQILIHTPGRKQPEQFGYQVWVEGEQGIYSGVGAFGQAYVVFPEQQAVAVLLGGSMQYLRALQILRKKFPRAVGQGDADAAAERELAQLAGEARIAPTEGAPSWQEPLAARYSGREYALAPNYLGLTGIRFWFGERDEVEIQMGRRSSRLAIGYGAFLRGKMPLIENEFMDAHNQLVFSAAACSGAWQEGKYHLRIAYTEQCYISDFEVEFTPHGIHISCGRNVGFVQSANMPMLGYQKQ, encoded by the coding sequence ATGAGAGAGTATTTTGAGCGGTGCGCGCCCGGGCAGGCCGGGGTAGACGCCAGGCGGCTGCTGGAGCTCTGCCGGGAGTTGCAAAAGCCGCAGTATGGTCTGCATGCGCTGATGTTTCTGCGCCAGGGAAAGGTGATCTACGAGAGCTATTTTGCGCCCTATGAGAAGGGAGAGCGGCACAGCCTGTTTTCCGTCTCCAAGAGCTTTACGGCCATCGCCGTTCTCTTTGCCGTTCAGGAAGGCCTGCTTGGGCTGGAAGACCGGGTCGTCTCCTTTTTCCCGGATAAACTGCCGTCGCCGCCCTGCACGAATATGGCGGCCATGACGGTCCGGCATCTGATGATGATGGCGCCGGGCTTTTCCGCTGCGCCGCACGATTTCAAATACCCGCATCTGGACGATGTGGTAAACGATTTTCCCTATTCCTACGAGAATTTTGTCTACCAGCCGCAGACGGACTGGGCCGGCGATTTCCTGCATAAATACGTGGAGCACGCGCCGGGGGAGCGCTTCCTATACTGCTCTGCCTGCACGTATATGCTCTCGGCCATTTTGCAGCGCATCAGCGGCCAGAACCTTTTGGAATTTTTGCGCCCGCGCCTGTTTGAGCCGCTGGAAATTGCGGATGCCGCATGGCAAAAATGCCCGGAAGGGGTCTGCACCGGCGGGTGGGGCCTCTCGCTCTGCGCCGAAAGCCTGGCCAAGTTTGCGCAGTTTATGCTGCAGGAAGGGCGCTGGCAGGGCAGGCAACTGCTGGATGCCCGGTATATCCGGCAGATGAGCCAATGCCAAATTCTCATCCATACGCCCGGCCGGAAACAGCCCGAGCAGTTCGGCTATCAGGTTTGGGTAGAGGGTGAGCAGGGAATTTACAGCGGCGTGGGCGCCTTTGGGCAGGCATATGTCGTGTTCCCGGAACAGCAGGCCGTAGCCGTGCTGCTGGGCGGGAGTATGCAATATCTGCGCGCACTGCAAATACTGCGCAAGAAATTCCCCAGGGCAGTCGGCCAAGGGGACGCAGACGCGGCGGCAGAGCGGGAACTGGCGCAGCTGGCAGGGGAGGCGAGAATCGCTCCAACAGAGGGGGCGCCCTCCTGGCAGGAGCCGCTGGCCGCGCGCTATTCCGGCAGGGAATATGCCCTGGCGCCCAACTACCTGGGGCTGACGGGCATCCGCTTTTGGTTTGGGGAGCGGGACGAGGTGGAAATCCAGATGGGGCGGCGAAGCAGCCGCCTGGCCATCGGATACGGCGCCTTTCTCCGGGGCAAAATGCCGCTCATAGAAAACGAGTTTATGGATGCGCATAACCAGCTGGTCTTCTCTGCGGCGGCCTGCTCGGGCGCATGGCAGGAGGGAAAATACCACCTGCGCATCGCCTATACCGAGCAGTGCTATATCAGCGATTTTGAGGTTGAATTTACGCCGCACGGCATCCATATCTCGTGCGGCAGAAATGTCGGGTTCGTGCAGAGCGCGAATATGCCCATGCTGGGCTATCAAAAACAGTGA
- a CDS encoding zinc-ribbon domain-containing protein, with product MRDKMLVCRDCGNEFVFTKAEQLFFREKGFEKEPVRCPACRKARRQEKAGQKRR from the coding sequence ATGAGAGATAAGATGCTGGTCTGCCGGGACTGTGGCAATGAATTCGTGTTTACAAAGGCAGAGCAGTTGTTTTTCAGGGAGAAAGGCTTTGAAAAAGAGCCCGTGCGCTGCCCGGCCTGCCGGAAAGCGAGAAGGCAGGAGAAGGCAGGCCAAAAGAGAAGATAA
- a CDS encoding phosphatidylglycerol lysyltransferase domain-containing protein, with translation MLQLEEITLGLKERYESFAEYEKLSFLRFPNIFMSRGCMALRYGEKEGAMSIYSVMPRLEVPPYGLGFFVKEGQSAAPLVRAAEEKFGGKVNYYELSEPMVDKLLSDCPGMFRKEESVDDEDYIYETEKLISLSGKKYHSKRNFVNRFEANYSYEYMPLTGGNAMECLPALEEWFARHQEKMLFYFDEQEAILELLNNFDALGLKGAAIKIDGKIRAMTIGEFLPPDTAHIIIEKADIDYPGLYAVINQKFLEHEWAGTKLVNREEDMGVEGLRKAKQSYHPVFQNKVFNAIRV, from the coding sequence ATGCTACAATTAGAAGAGATTACGCTTGGTCTCAAAGAGAGGTATGAAAGCTTTGCGGAATATGAAAAGCTTTCATTTTTGCGTTTCCCCAATATTTTCATGTCCCGGGGGTGCATGGCGCTGCGCTACGGCGAAAAAGAAGGGGCCATGAGCATCTATTCCGTCATGCCAAGGCTGGAAGTGCCGCCCTATGGCCTGGGCTTTTTCGTCAAGGAAGGGCAGAGCGCGGCTCCGCTGGTGCGGGCGGCGGAGGAGAAATTTGGCGGCAAGGTGAATTACTACGAGCTTTCCGAGCCCATGGTGGACAAACTCCTTTCGGACTGCCCGGGGATGTTCCGCAAAGAGGAATCGGTGGACGATGAGGACTATATCTACGAAACCGAGAAGCTCATCTCGCTTTCCGGCAAGAAATATCACTCCAAGCGCAACTTTGTCAACCGCTTCGAGGCCAACTATTCCTATGAATATATGCCGCTGACGGGCGGCAACGCGATGGAATGCCTGCCTGCGCTGGAGGAGTGGTTTGCGCGGCACCAAGAGAAGATGCTCTTTTATTTCGATGAGCAGGAGGCAATTTTGGAGCTGCTGAACAACTTCGATGCCCTGGGCCTTAAGGGGGCGGCCATCAAAATCGACGGGAAAATCCGCGCCATGACGATTGGCGAATTTTTGCCGCCGGATACCGCGCATATCATCATCGAAAAGGCGGATATCGATTATCCGGGGCTGTATGCCGTCATCAACCAGAAGTTTTTGGAGCACGAATGGGCGGGCACCAAGCTGGTCAACCGGGAGGAGGATATGGGCGTGGAGGGCCTGCGCAAGGCAAAGCAATCCTATCATCCCGTCTTCCAGAACAAAGTGTTCAACGCCATCCGCGTCTAG
- the spoIIR gene encoding stage II sporulation protein R has protein sequence MRAKKMYLLLAAILLLSCISARAQEPFRLHIIANSDGAADQKVKLMVRDAILEYTADQATACRDKQQAEHYMREHLSELEACANQVLAENGFGYTARAYLGRFEFPDKTYGDVTYPAGEYDALRLVLGQGDGQNWWCVMFPPLCIVNEEILEQEEVEYTSLAWEWLQSLFGGGEKEANDAKTVS, from the coding sequence ATGAGAGCAAAAAAGATGTATCTTCTTTTGGCGGCAATTCTGCTTTTAAGCTGTATCTCCGCCCGGGCGCAGGAGCCCTTCCGGCTGCACATCATCGCCAACAGCGACGGCGCGGCGGATCAGAAGGTCAAGCTGATGGTGCGGGATGCCATTTTGGAATATACCGCGGATCAGGCCACTGCCTGCCGGGATAAACAGCAGGCGGAGCACTATATGCGCGAGCATCTATCCGAGCTGGAAGCCTGCGCCAACCAGGTGCTGGCGGAAAACGGCTTTGGCTATACCGCGCGGGCCTATCTGGGGCGGTTCGAATTCCCGGATAAGACGTATGGCGACGTAACCTACCCCGCCGGAGAGTATGATGCCCTGCGCCTGGTGCTGGGCCAGGGGGATGGGCAGAACTGGTGGTGCGTCATGTTTCCGCCGCTGTGCATCGTCAATGAGGAGATTTTAGAGCAGGAGGAAGTGGAATACACTTCTCTGGCGTGGGAATGGCTGCAATCCCTGTTTGGGGGCGGAGAAAAGGAGGCAAACGATGCAAAGACAGTTTCTTAA
- the sleB gene encoding spore cortex-lytic enzyme translates to MQRQFLKRSAAVVLIALLAAAFWLSALGATYTKLPASDVKEIQRRLKAWGYYSGNVDGIYGDQTYRAVRYFQSKNGLAVDGIVGSRTAEKLGIQLSSGKEEGTDAYLLAKLVYAEARGEPYQGKVAVAAVVLNRVRSSAFPNSISGVIYQPGAFSVISDGQISLSPDAEALRAAKDALAGADPTGGCVFYYNPKKTSNSYMLSKPVAVVIGNHSFCY, encoded by the coding sequence ATGCAAAGACAGTTTCTTAAAAGAAGCGCCGCAGTGGTGCTGATCGCCCTGCTGGCGGCGGCCTTTTGGCTTTCGGCGCTGGGGGCGACGTATACCAAATTGCCGGCCAGCGATGTGAAGGAAATTCAGCGGCGGCTCAAGGCCTGGGGCTACTACAGCGGCAATGTGGACGGCATCTACGGCGACCAGACCTACCGGGCCGTCCGCTATTTCCAGAGCAAAAACGGCCTGGCTGTGGACGGCATTGTGGGCAGCAGGACGGCGGAAAAACTGGGCATTCAGCTCTCCTCGGGCAAGGAGGAGGGGACGGACGCCTATCTGCTGGCCAAGCTGGTCTATGCCGAGGCCCGGGGCGAGCCCTATCAGGGCAAGGTGGCCGTGGCGGCGGTGGTGCTCAACCGGGTGCGCAGCTCGGCGTTTCCAAACAGCATCTCGGGCGTCATCTATCAACCGGGGGCGTTCTCGGTCATCTCGGATGGGCAGATATCGCTCTCGCCGGATGCCGAGGCCCTGCGCGCGGCAAAGGATGCCCTGGCAGGCGCAGATCCAACCGGCGGATGTGTCTTCTACTATAACCCCAAAAAGACGTCCAATTCCTATATGCTCAGCAAGCCCGTGGCCGTGGTCATCGGCAATCACAGCTTTTGCTACTAG
- a CDS encoding PepSY1/2 domain-containing protein, with protein MQEKKMQYLKWIAVTATVAIVISATCYAFFADRRTARLEQQYAARQEAAYGELIQGIASLEGKLYKLSLMPNSAQTSGLLADIWRQTGELNGYLAALNLGDEIHQAIFTFLNQAGDYAKQLFLRSAGGGALEQEDAGQILKLQGACAQLEQNLEGAWQAGYAGGGALVSFFPEDSGYTENFSAQEYPRLIYDGPFSESLESAPALKDAAKVSQEQAQQLAEEFAGESLEFAGYNKEAKVPFFSFSGQSGTLVSVAEQGGGILSWSLPRQTDISVQPTPQRAEELKQAGLEFLRQKGYPEAELSYAQYYGGDALLNFVPLQDGVRLYPDLIKLWIRADDMQVVGMDAWAYVKNHKQRSFAQGISLSEARAQLPSAAKETDCAMAVIPKETGQEVYCCEFFCEYEGRQAILYLDAADGSVQDILEIVHVNDGVLTR; from the coding sequence ATGCAGGAAAAGAAAATGCAGTATTTGAAGTGGATTGCGGTTACTGCGACGGTGGCCATCGTCATTTCGGCCACGTGCTATGCCTTTTTTGCAGACCGGCGCACAGCCCGGCTGGAGCAGCAGTATGCCGCCCGGCAGGAGGCGGCCTATGGCGAGCTCATCCAGGGCATCGCCTCTCTGGAGGGCAAGCTGTATAAGCTCTCGCTCATGCCCAATTCGGCGCAGACATCCGGCCTGCTGGCGGATATCTGGCGGCAGACGGGTGAGCTGAACGGGTATCTGGCCGCGCTGAATTTGGGAGACGAGATTCATCAGGCGATTTTCACCTTTCTGAACCAGGCGGGGGATTATGCAAAACAGCTGTTTTTGCGCTCGGCCGGGGGCGGCGCGCTGGAGCAGGAGGATGCCGGGCAGATTTTAAAACTGCAAGGCGCCTGCGCGCAGCTGGAGCAGAACCTGGAGGGTGCGTGGCAGGCGGGATATGCCGGGGGCGGCGCGCTGGTCTCCTTCTTTCCGGAGGATTCTGGCTATACCGAAAATTTCTCCGCCCAGGAATACCCCCGGCTGATCTACGACGGCCCCTTCTCCGAGAGCCTGGAGAGTGCGCCCGCCCTCAAAGATGCGGCGAAAGTTTCCCAGGAGCAGGCACAGCAGCTGGCCGAGGAATTTGCAGGGGAGAGCCTGGAGTTTGCCGGATATAATAAGGAAGCGAAAGTTCCCTTTTTCTCCTTTTCCGGCCAGAGCGGCACGCTGGTTTCGGTGGCCGAGCAGGGCGGCGGGATTTTGTCCTGGAGCCTTCCGCGGCAGACGGATATCTCCGTTCAGCCCACCCCGCAGCGAGCCGAAGAGTTAAAGCAGGCTGGCCTGGAGTTTTTGCGGCAGAAGGGCTATCCCGAGGCCGAGCTCTCCTATGCGCAGTATTACGGCGGGGATGCTCTACTCAATTTCGTCCCCCTGCAGGATGGCGTGCGGCTCTACCCAGATCTCATCAAGCTGTGGATTCGGGCGGATGATATGCAGGTTGTGGGCATGGATGCCTGGGCATATGTCAAAAACCATAAGCAGAGGAGCTTTGCGCAGGGCATTTCCCTATCCGAAGCCCGCGCCCAGCTTCCGTCTGCGGCAAAGGAGACAGACTGCGCCATGGCCGTCATCCCAAAAGAGACGGGGCAGGAGGTCTACTGCTGTGAATTCTTCTGCGAATATGAGGGCAGGCAGGCCATTCTTTATCTGGATGCGGCAGATGGGAGCGTGCAGGATATTCTGGAGATTGTGCATGTCAACGACGGCGTTTTGACAAGATAA
- a CDS encoding DUF1934 domain-containing protein, producing MQEVRISIESKQAACGEQDHTEMKLQGTLQKQGEARVIEYTDMETGDATIITMQKGMVSMQKKGTIETEFIFEQGKSCSTLYKTPFGSMDVTIFPTHVQVKLEEHGGKIGLEYVMNIAGAQVVTQLSLCYEEC from the coding sequence ATGCAGGAAGTACGCATCAGTATCGAAAGCAAGCAGGCGGCCTGCGGCGAGCAGGACCATACCGAGATGAAACTGCAGGGCACGCTGCAAAAGCAGGGCGAGGCCCGGGTGATAGAATATACCGATATGGAGACGGGCGACGCGACCATCATCACCATGCAGAAGGGGATGGTCAGCATGCAGAAGAAGGGCACCATCGAGACGGAGTTTATCTTTGAGCAGGGGAAAAGCTGCTCGACGCTGTATAAAACGCCTTTTGGCTCTATGGACGTCACGATCTTCCCGACGCATGTGCAGGTAAAGCTGGAAGAGCACGGCGGGAAAATCGGCCTGGAATATGTCATGAATATCGCAGGGGCGCAGGTGGTTACCCAGCTGAGCCTCTGCTATGAAGAATGTTAA
- a CDS encoding MBL fold metallo-hydrolase: MKIKWIAHSCFHITLSSGKVLVFDPFAEGIGYQMPRMAADYVFCSHDHFDHNGTQGIEPGFALFNAPGHYEAEELSIDGIPCWHDDAQGQKRGNNIIFKVKAEGVTLAHLGDLGHLLSPETAAQLSDVDVLMIPVGGNYTIDAEQAFEICKQLEPNVILPMHYRTPSLSVDVAPAAGFIQATKGYFDRSVLGESSFNYIAADRKKRTRIFLMNPALEE, encoded by the coding sequence ATGAAAATCAAGTGGATTGCGCATTCGTGCTTTCATATTACATTATCAAGCGGAAAGGTTTTGGTGTTCGATCCGTTTGCGGAGGGCATCGGCTATCAGATGCCGCGCATGGCGGCGGACTATGTGTTTTGCAGCCACGACCACTTCGACCACAACGGCACGCAGGGCATAGAGCCGGGCTTTGCGCTGTTTAACGCGCCCGGCCACTATGAGGCAGAGGAACTCAGCATCGACGGCATCCCCTGCTGGCACGACGATGCCCAGGGCCAAAAGCGGGGCAACAACATCATCTTCAAAGTGAAGGCAGAGGGCGTTACGCTGGCGCATCTGGGCGATCTCGGCCATTTGCTCAGCCCGGAGACGGCCGCGCAGCTTTCGGATGTGGATGTGCTGATGATCCCGGTGGGCGGCAACTATACGATTGATGCAGAGCAGGCCTTTGAAATCTGCAAACAGCTGGAGCCCAACGTCATCCTGCCCATGCACTACCGCACGCCTTCGCTCAGCGTAGACGTCGCGCCGGCGGCCGGGTTTATCCAGGCGACCAAGGGCTATTTCGACAGATCGGTTCTGGGCGAATCCAGCTTCAATTATATTGCGGCGGATCGTAAAAAGCGCACGCGCATTTTCCTGATGAATCCGGCGCTGGAAGAATAG
- a CDS encoding CTP synthase, with translation MATKYIFITGGVVSSLGKGITAASLGRLLKSRGYKIAMQKCDPYLNVDPGTMSPFQHGEVFVTDDGAETDLDIGHYERFTDENCFRDCSITSGKIYHSVITKERRGDYLGGTVQVIPHVTNEIKERIRAVGEHSGADVVITEIGGTVGDIESQPFLEAIRQLKWDLGEGNSLFIHVTLIPYLNKVGEIKTKPSQHSVKELRSLGIQPDILVCRCGQPLSASIKEKLALFCNVRKDCVISNPDCDSLYQLPVVLHEEGLDIRACEKLGLDLGRQADLGVWNQLVGLQQRALEGGKVEIALVGKYIELHDAYLSVVESLAHAGMHRGVNVCIRWVSAVDLEQSEDPAALLAGAQGILVPGGFGERGIAGKIFAAKYARENRIPYLGICLGMQIATIEFARNVLGWADANSTEFDAGTAHPVIDVMQDQKNLENLGGTMRLGKYQCDLAAGSAAQAAYGQSTIFERHRHRYEFNNAYRAQLERAGLRVAGVNPERDLVEIVEIPDHPFYVGAQFHPEFKSRPDRPHPLFAGLVSAAAEQN, from the coding sequence ATGGCAACCAAATACATCTTCATTACAGGCGGCGTCGTCTCTTCGCTGGGCAAAGGCATCACGGCAGCATCCCTTGGCAGGCTGCTCAAGAGCCGGGGGTACAAAATCGCAATGCAGAAATGCGATCCCTATCTGAATGTGGACCCTGGAACCATGAGCCCTTTCCAGCATGGCGAAGTGTTCGTAACCGACGACGGCGCGGAGACGGATTTGGATATCGGCCACTATGAGCGCTTTACGGATGAAAACTGCTTCCGGGATTGCAGCATCACCTCCGGCAAGATTTACCACAGCGTCATCACCAAGGAGCGCCGGGGAGACTACCTTGGCGGGACTGTGCAGGTGATCCCTCATGTAACCAACGAGATCAAGGAGCGCATCCGCGCCGTGGGCGAGCACTCGGGCGCGGATGTGGTCATCACAGAGATTGGCGGAACGGTGGGCGATATCGAATCCCAGCCGTTTTTGGAGGCCATCCGCCAGCTCAAATGGGATTTGGGCGAAGGCAACAGCCTGTTTATCCATGTAACGCTCATCCCCTATCTGAACAAAGTCGGCGAAATTAAGACCAAGCCCTCCCAGCACAGCGTCAAGGAACTGCGCTCGCTGGGCATCCAGCCGGATATTCTGGTCTGCCGGTGCGGCCAGCCGCTTTCCGCGAGCATCAAGGAAAAACTGGCGCTGTTCTGCAATGTCCGAAAAGACTGCGTCATCAGCAACCCGGACTGCGACAGCCTGTATCAGCTGCCCGTGGTGCTGCATGAAGAGGGGCTGGATATCCGGGCGTGCGAGAAGCTGGGGCTGGATCTCGGCCGCCAGGCAGACCTTGGGGTCTGGAACCAGCTGGTCGGCCTGCAGCAGCGCGCCCTTGAGGGGGGGAAGGTGGAGATCGCGCTGGTGGGCAAATATATCGAACTGCACGACGCGTATTTGAGCGTCGTCGAATCCCTGGCTCATGCCGGGATGCACCGGGGCGTGAACGTCTGCATCCGCTGGGTCTCGGCGGTGGATTTGGAGCAGAGCGAAGACCCGGCGGCACTGCTGGCCGGCGCGCAGGGAATCCTGGTGCCCGGCGGCTTTGGCGAGCGGGGCATTGCGGGCAAGATTTTTGCGGCCAAATATGCCCGGGAGAACCGCATCCCCTATCTGGGCATCTGCCTTGGGATGCAGATCGCAACCATCGAGTTCGCGCGCAATGTTTTGGGTTGGGCGGATGCCAACTCCACCGAGTTCGACGCGGGCACGGCGCATCCCGTCATCGATGTGATGCAGGATCAGAAGAACCTGGAAAACCTCGGCGGAACCATGCGCCTTGGAAAATACCAGTGCGATTTGGCGGCGGGCAGTGCGGCCCAGGCGGCCTATGGCCAGAGCACCATTTTTGAGCGCCACCGCCACCGCTACGAGTTCAACAACGCCTACCGCGCACAGCTGGAGCGGGCGGGGCTTCGGGTGGCGGGAGTCAACCCGGAGAGAGATTTGGTGGAGATTGTGGAGATCCCGGATCACCCCTTCTATGTGGGCGCGCAGTTCCACCCGGAGTTCAAATCCCGGCCGGATCGCCCGCATCCGCTGTTTGCCGGGCTGGTGAGCGCCGCGGCAGAGCAAAACTAG
- a CDS encoding GNAT family N-acetyltransferase, with product MIRPFQAADLAAVAEIWLDTNQKAHDFIPAEYWQDHFEQVKQMLPLAEVYLYEEQGEIQGFIGLDGSYIAGIFVCGQAQSRGIGGQLLDYVKARKKRLNLRVYQKNARAIAFYRREQFQIQGECLDSDTGEKEYLMAWEA from the coding sequence ATGATTCGCCCATTTCAGGCGGCAGATCTCGCCGCTGTGGCCGAGATTTGGCTGGATACCAACCAAAAGGCGCACGATTTTATTCCTGCGGAGTACTGGCAGGATCATTTCGAGCAGGTAAAGCAGATGCTGCCCTTGGCGGAAGTGTATCTCTATGAAGAGCAGGGAGAAATCCAGGGGTTTATCGGGCTGGACGGCAGCTACATCGCGGGCATTTTCGTCTGCGGGCAGGCGCAGTCCCGGGGGATAGGCGGGCAGCTGCTGGATTATGTGAAAGCCAGAAAAAAGCGGCTGAATCTGCGCGTCTATCAGAAAAACGCCAGAGCCATCGCGTTTTACCGCAGAGAACAGTTTCAGATTCAGGGCGAATGCCTGGACAGCGATACCGGCGAAAAAGAATATCTCATGGCCTGGGAGGCTTAG
- a CDS encoding pyridoxamine 5'-phosphate oxidase family protein produces MKNWCQKAEQIMAERFGKDTVVALATAEGGIPFVRYINAYYEDGAFYLITHARSNKMRQIRDNPAVAIAGEWFTGHGTGRSLGYFGREENSAIAQKLKKAFAAWIDNGHSDLGDQNTTILCITLTDALLLSHGTRYEF; encoded by the coding sequence ATGAAAAATTGGTGCCAAAAGGCCGAGCAAATCATGGCCGAGCGGTTTGGAAAAGACACGGTAGTTGCGCTGGCTACGGCGGAGGGCGGCATCCCCTTCGTGCGGTATATCAACGCCTACTATGAGGACGGCGCCTTCTATCTCATCACCCACGCGCGCTCCAATAAGATGCGGCAAATCCGGGACAACCCGGCTGTGGCCATCGCCGGCGAGTGGTTCACCGGCCACGGAACGGGCAGGAGCCTGGGATATTTTGGCAGGGAGGAAAACAGCGCCATTGCCCAAAAGCTAAAGAAAGCCTTTGCCGCATGGATTGACAACGGCCATAGCGACCTTGGCGACCAGAACACCACCATTCTTTGCATCACTCTGACAGACGCTCTGCTGCTCTCGCACGGCACAAGATATGAGTTTTAA
- the rho gene encoding transcription termination factor Rho, translating into MDLELLKSKTLSDLREIAKLAGVKSVTTYKKGELLEILFGLEQEQQAQNPQTASEPAPLAPEEDDLPMGIFEEEEPGQEEEGRPEPERSALHYEEQEGEETSARRRVVEYVQGNDAVNELLATGECKDAEGVLEVHQDGYGFLRSNNYLPGRNDVYVSMAQIRKFSLKTGDKVKGKTRPAKEGEKLLALLYIESVNDGPVEECTGRKPFEELTPIYPDQRFKLENIRASRDMAIRLIDLVSPIGKGQRGLIVAPPKAGKTIMLKKIANSITRNYPDVELIVLLIDERPEEVTDMQRSIKGEVVYSTFDEKPDNHTRVAEMVIERAKRLVEHGRDVVILLDSITRLARAYNLTVPPSGRTLSGGLDPSSLYKPKMFFGAARNIENGGSLTIIATALVETGSRMDEIIFEEFKGTGNMELHLDRRLSEKRIFPALDLAKSGTRREELLLSNTEREGIWAIRKVLSSGNTAEVTEQLISMLVRTQTNEEFLIRLQEWLNIWEKEGFKLTQGGRY; encoded by the coding sequence ATGGACCTTGAATTACTCAAAAGCAAAACATTGAGCGATCTGAGAGAGATTGCCAAACTTGCCGGCGTAAAATCTGTTACGACGTATAAGAAGGGCGAGCTGCTGGAAATTCTTTTTGGGCTGGAGCAGGAGCAGCAGGCCCAAAACCCGCAGACTGCCTCGGAGCCTGCGCCTTTGGCCCCGGAGGAGGACGACCTGCCCATGGGCATCTTTGAAGAGGAAGAGCCGGGGCAGGAGGAAGAAGGGCGGCCGGAGCCAGAGCGCAGCGCACTGCACTATGAGGAGCAGGAAGGGGAAGAGACCTCTGCCAGAAGGCGGGTTGTGGAATACGTCCAGGGCAACGATGCCGTCAACGAGCTGCTGGCCACGGGCGAATGCAAAGATGCCGAGGGTGTGCTCGAAGTGCATCAGGATGGCTATGGCTTTCTGCGCAGCAACAACTATCTGCCCGGCCGAAACGATGTGTATGTCTCCATGGCGCAGATCCGCAAATTCAGCCTGAAAACCGGCGATAAAGTCAAGGGGAAAACCCGCCCGGCAAAGGAAGGGGAAAAACTGCTGGCGCTTTTGTATATCGAGAGCGTCAACGACGGGCCCGTCGAAGAATGCACGGGGCGCAAACCCTTTGAGGAGCTGACGCCCATCTACCCGGACCAGCGCTTTAAGCTGGAGAATATCCGGGCATCCCGGGATATGGCCATTCGCCTGATCGACCTGGTCTCGCCCATCGGCAAGGGGCAGAGAGGGCTCATCGTCGCGCCGCCCAAGGCCGGCAAGACGATCATGCTCAAGAAAATTGCCAACAGCATCACGCGCAACTACCCGGATGTGGAGCTGATTGTGCTGCTCATCGATGAGCGGCCGGAGGAAGTGACGGATATGCAGCGCTCGATTAAGGGCGAAGTCGTCTACTCCACGTTCGACGAAAAGCCGGATAACCACACGCGGGTGGCCGAGATGGTCATCGAGCGGGCAAAGCGGCTGGTGGAGCATGGCAGGGATGTCGTCATCCTACTGGACAGCATCACCCGGCTGGCCCGGGCATATAACCTGACGGTGCCGCCCTCCGGGCGCACGCTTTCGGGCGGCCTGGATCCGAGCTCGCTCTATAAGCCCAAGATGTTTTTTGGCGCGGCCAGAAACATCGAAAACGGCGGCAGCCTGACGATCATCGCCACGGCCCTGGTGGAGACGGGCAGCCGCATGGACGAGATCATCTTTGAGGAGTTCAAGGGCACGGGCAATATGGAACTGCATCTGGATCGCCGGCTGTCCGAAAAGCGCATTTTCCCGGCGCTGGATCTGGCCAAATCCGGAACCAGAAGAGAGGAGCTTTTGCTCAGCAATACCGAGCGGGAAGGCATCTGGGCCATCCGCAAAGTGCTCTCCTCGGGCAATACGGCGGAAGTTACCGAGCAGCTCATCAGCATGCTGGTGCGCACGCAGACCAACGAGGAGTTCCTCATCCGCCTGCAGGAATGGCTGAATATCTGGGAGAAAGAGGGCTTTAAGCTCACCCAGGGCGGCCGCTATTAG